Proteins encoded by one window of Collimonas fungivorans:
- a CDS encoding response regulator has protein sequence MTTSLGGVNLKVMVIDDSSTIRRSAEIFLSQAGYQVVLAEDGFDALAKVNDHKPALIFCDILMPRLDGYQTCALIKKSAKFHATPVVMLSSKDGLFDRARGAMVGSDEYLTKPFTKDSLLKAVRQHTQTADGAIPVTA, from the coding sequence ATGACAACATCACTTGGCGGCGTCAACCTGAAGGTAATGGTCATTGACGATAGCAGCACAATCCGGCGTTCTGCGGAGATTTTCCTGAGCCAGGCTGGGTATCAGGTGGTACTTGCCGAAGACGGCTTCGATGCCTTGGCGAAAGTTAACGATCACAAGCCTGCGCTGATCTTCTGCGACATCCTGATGCCGCGCCTGGATGGCTATCAGACTTGCGCCCTGATCAAGAAGAGCGCCAAATTCCATGCTACGCCGGTGGTCATGCTGTCGTCCAAGGACGGCTTGTTTGACCGTGCGCGCGGCGCCATGGTCGGTTCCGACGAATATCTCACCAAGCCGTTTACCAAAGACAGTCTGCTGAAGGCGGTGCGCCAGCACACGCAGACGGCGGACGGTGCCATCCCGGTTACAGCCTGA
- the mtgA gene encoding monofunctional biosynthetic peptidoglycan transglycosylase, translating to MKPVGKLVLRLCMLLIAAVLLLQLYFFLQIGWWVDHNPSSTSFMRHRLSELHETVPDAQLQFKWVPYSRISNNLKRAIIASEDANFSEHDGVDWDALQQAYEKNAKKGKVVRGGSTITQQLAKNLFLSGERSYLRKGQELVITYMLEFWMDKERIFEIYLNVVEWGNGVFGAEAAAQHYFRTSASNLGASQAARLAVMLPKPRFYDKNRGSAYLSQRTGLILRRMGSAELP from the coding sequence ATGAAGCCAGTCGGCAAGCTTGTGTTGCGCTTATGTATGCTGCTGATTGCGGCCGTCCTGCTGCTGCAGCTGTATTTTTTCCTGCAGATCGGCTGGTGGGTCGATCACAATCCGAGCTCCACCAGCTTCATGCGGCACCGCTTGTCGGAGTTGCATGAAACCGTGCCCGATGCACAGCTGCAATTCAAATGGGTGCCGTACTCGCGCATCTCGAATAACCTGAAGCGCGCAATCATCGCCTCGGAAGACGCCAATTTTTCCGAGCATGACGGCGTCGACTGGGATGCCTTGCAGCAGGCTTACGAAAAAAATGCCAAGAAGGGCAAGGTAGTGCGCGGCGGTTCCACCATCACCCAGCAGTTGGCGAAAAACCTGTTCTTGTCCGGCGAGCGTAGTTACCTGCGCAAGGGACAGGAGCTGGTGATTACCTACATGCTTGAGTTCTGGATGGACAAGGAACGCATATTCGAAATTTACCTGAACGTGGTGGAGTGGGGCAACGGCGTGTTCGGCGCCGAGGCCGCGGCCCAGCATTATTTCAGGACTTCCGCCAGCAATCTCGGCGCCAGCCAGGCCGCGCGGCTCGCGGTGATGCTGCCGAAGCCGCGTTTCTACGACAAGAATCGCGGCTCGGCATATTTGTCGCAACGCACCGGCCTGATTTTACGGCGCATGGGATCGGCCGAATTGCCTTAA
- a CDS encoding response regulator: MPIQKILIVDDSPTERYVLTDILAKAGYSVSTSENGEGILDKIKADKPQLILMDVVMPGQNGFQVTRSITRDEDTKDIPIIICSSKGLETDRIWGLRQGARDYLVKPIDPKELLAKIAALG, from the coding sequence ATGCCCATACAGAAGATTCTCATTGTCGACGACTCGCCAACCGAGCGTTATGTCCTGACCGATATCCTGGCGAAAGCCGGCTACTCGGTGTCGACCTCCGAAAACGGCGAAGGCATCCTCGACAAGATCAAGGCTGACAAACCGCAACTGATCCTGATGGATGTGGTGATGCCGGGCCAGAACGGTTTCCAGGTGACGCGCTCGATCACGCGCGATGAGGACACCAAGGACATTCCCATCATCATCTGCAGCAGCAAGGGCCTGGAAACCGACCGTATCTGGGGCCTGCGCCAAGGTGCGCGCGACTACCTGGTGAAACCTATCGATCCGAAGGAATTGCTGGCGAAAATCGCTGCGCTTGGTTAA
- the thiD gene encoding bifunctional hydroxymethylpyrimidine kinase/phosphomethylpyrimidine kinase, whose product MQNQTSPLILTFGVADPVGAAGIQADLATFSAMGCHGLSVITSILIGDTARIEDTQQIDADWVADQARVLLEDMPVAAFKVGAVGSIESVSVIAEIVSDYPEIPLILDPFLSAMPDQGQDSEDLLTAIRELLVPQTTVMLVSAVELARLAETWREPSSEDMMSLDAMRIIELGCEYLFVTGTPTPAAEIGNTLFNESGVVRQDSWPRISGSFSGAGTTLSAAIAAMLANGLDVPEAVSEAQEFTLAAVTAAQRLGMGKLIPDRYFWAREEGLERRDEDGGEAS is encoded by the coding sequence GTGCAAAACCAAACTTCTCCACTTATATTGACTTTCGGCGTTGCCGATCCCGTCGGCGCCGCCGGCATCCAGGCTGACCTGGCCACCTTTTCGGCCATGGGCTGCCACGGCCTGTCTGTCATCACGTCGATCCTGATCGGCGACACCGCCCGCATCGAAGACACCCAGCAGATCGACGCTGACTGGGTGGCGGACCAGGCGCGCGTGCTGCTGGAAGACATGCCTGTTGCTGCCTTCAAGGTAGGCGCCGTCGGCAGCATCGAAAGCGTTTCGGTGATCGCCGAGATCGTTTCGGATTATCCTGAAATCCCGCTGATTCTAGACCCTTTCTTATCGGCCATGCCAGATCAGGGGCAAGACAGCGAAGACCTGCTGACCGCGATCCGCGAACTGCTGGTTCCGCAAACCACGGTGATGCTGGTATCGGCGGTGGAACTGGCGCGCCTGGCCGAAACCTGGCGCGAACCTTCGTCCGAAGACATGATGAGCCTGGACGCCATGCGCATCATCGAACTCGGCTGCGAATATCTGTTCGTGACCGGCACACCGACCCCTGCCGCCGAAATCGGCAACACCCTGTTCAATGAATCGGGCGTGGTGCGGCAAGACAGCTGGCCGCGCATTTCCGGCTCTTTCAGCGGCGCCGGCACCACCCTGTCGGCGGCGATCGCAGCGATGCTGGCCAACGGCCTGGACGTGCCGGAAGCGGTGTCCGAGGCGCAGGAATTCACCTTGGCGGCGGTCACCGCCGCACAGCGGCTGGGCATGGGCAAGCTGATCCCGGACCGTTATTTCTGGGCCCGCGAAGAAGGCCTGGAACGGCGCGACGAGGACGGCGGCGAGGCTTCCTGA
- a CDS encoding TonB C-terminal domain-containing protein, with the protein MKSFFQNRILVGAIAASVLAHAGLLAVRFAAPEAFRLKPTDPLLEVILVNAKHNTKPVKAEALAQANLDGGGNADAGRAKSPLPDMRKSEDGDNVQATRRRIEQLEQQQQQMLAQMRKETPLKMPVMDLNDKVSDNTPQPSGKDMVESAKAIARKEAEIAKNIDDYNKRPKKTQITPSTRAVGYAAYYKSFQDKVEKLGTLNFPKKNGRNLYGRLVVYIPIYQDGSLYTREGGPRIERGSGNPELDRATLKIIERSAPFGRFPENMRSSGKDDVWEVISTFEFTREGLLEAQLMGGVNQ; encoded by the coding sequence GTGAAATCTTTTTTCCAAAATCGAATCCTGGTCGGCGCCATTGCGGCGTCGGTATTGGCGCATGCGGGCCTGCTGGCGGTGCGCTTTGCCGCGCCGGAAGCGTTCAGGCTGAAACCCACCGACCCGTTGCTGGAAGTGATCCTGGTCAATGCCAAGCACAATACCAAGCCGGTCAAGGCGGAGGCGCTGGCGCAAGCCAACCTGGACGGCGGCGGCAATGCCGATGCCGGCCGCGCCAAGTCGCCGCTGCCCGATATGCGCAAGTCGGAAGACGGCGACAACGTGCAGGCGACCAGGCGCCGGATCGAACAGCTGGAACAGCAGCAGCAGCAGATGCTGGCGCAGATGCGCAAGGAAACGCCGCTGAAGATGCCAGTCATGGATCTCAACGACAAGGTCAGCGACAACACGCCGCAGCCTAGCGGCAAGGACATGGTCGAGAGCGCCAAGGCGATTGCCCGCAAGGAAGCGGAAATCGCCAAGAATATCGACGATTACAACAAGCGGCCGAAAAAGACGCAGATTACGCCGAGCACCCGCGCCGTCGGTTACGCCGCCTATTACAAGTCGTTCCAGGACAAGGTTGAAAAACTGGGCACGCTGAACTTCCCGAAAAAGAATGGCCGCAACCTGTACGGGCGGCTGGTGGTGTACATTCCGATTTACCAGGACGGTTCGCTGTACACCAGAGAGGGCGGCCCGCGGATCGAGCGCGGCTCAGGCAATCCCGAGCTGGACCGCGCCACCCTGAAAATCATTGAGCGCTCCGCCCCGTTCGGACGCTTCCCGGAGAACATGCGCAGCAGCGGCAAAGACGATGTGTGGGAAGTGATTTCCACTTTCGAATTCACCCGTGAAGGCTTGCTCGAAGCGCAACTGATGGGAGGAGTCAACCAGTGA
- a CDS encoding chemotaxis protein CheW, which yields MTQSSSHLTAETSPSSLPVNKVALDADSRRSRLREFQSHLLERMQAARSGSEAQESQLGLLIGQTRWLLNLQEAGEIVAVDQISRVPLTHDWYLGLSNVRGTLISVIDFARFQGHGVTQIDKECRIVAFAPSFSFNSGLLVSRVMGLRNVAQMTLQAPDSLDQEGAKRYLDSDSQLWTELSMAQILHDPRFLQVGL from the coding sequence ATGACCCAATCAAGCTCGCATCTGACGGCAGAAACATCGCCTTCCTCGCTACCAGTCAACAAGGTCGCCCTTGACGCCGACTCGCGCCGCAGCCGGCTGCGTGAATTCCAGTCGCATTTGCTGGAGCGGATGCAGGCCGCGCGCAGCGGCAGCGAAGCGCAGGAAAGCCAGCTCGGCTTGCTGATCGGGCAGACCCGGTGGTTGTTGAATTTGCAAGAGGCGGGCGAAATCGTCGCGGTCGACCAGATCTCGCGGGTGCCTTTGACCCATGACTGGTACCTGGGACTGAGCAATGTGCGCGGTACGCTGATCAGCGTGATCGATTTTGCGCGTTTTCAGGGCCATGGGGTGACGCAAATTGACAAGGAATGCCGGATTGTCGCTTTTGCACCGTCATTTTCATTCAACAGCGGCTTGCTGGTTTCCCGTGTCATGGGCTTGCGCAACGTCGCCCAGATGACCCTGCAAGCCCCGGATTCACTGGACCAGGAAGGCGCCAAACGCTATCTCGACAGTGACTCGCAGCTCTGGACCGAGCTGAGCATGGCCCAGATCTTGCACGACCCTCGTTTTTTACAAGTAGGTTTATGA
- a CDS encoding rubredoxin, translating to MCLICGWVYDEAAGLPEEGIAPGTKWADVPMNWTCPECGARKEDFEMVAI from the coding sequence ATGTGCCTGATTTGCGGCTGGGTCTATGACGAAGCAGCCGGTTTGCCGGAGGAAGGCATTGCCCCCGGCACCAAATGGGCGGACGTGCCAATGAATTGGACCTGCCCGGAATGCGGCGCGCGCAAGGAAGATTTTGAAATGGTTGCTATTTAA
- the corA gene encoding magnesium/cobalt transporter CorA gives MINVFVLQNGRLNQVNIESHSDLEKVQPVWVDLTEPNDQERAWVKSIYGVTLPGEDEVKDIEASARYYEAENGDLHLRTDFLFEEDDGPSSTVTVAFILARNILFSVHGEDLPVFRLVRMRARSRPGSIGDYKDVLLDLYQTDAEYSADALEGVYKQLDEVSQRVLQKKLTDQAAAEALSAMAHEEDLNGRIRRNMMDTRRAVSFLMRGRLLSVDQFEDARQILRDIESLDGHTAFLFDKINFLMDATVGFININQNKIIKIFSVASVAFLPPTLIASIYGMNFRFMPEFEWHMGYPLALVLMVCSAITPFWYFRRRGWLN, from the coding sequence ATGATCAATGTATTTGTTTTGCAAAACGGCCGCCTCAACCAGGTCAACATCGAGAGCCACAGCGACCTCGAGAAAGTACAGCCGGTATGGGTCGACCTGACCGAACCGAACGACCAGGAACGGGCCTGGGTCAAGAGTATCTACGGCGTGACCTTGCCGGGTGAAGACGAGGTCAAGGATATCGAGGCATCCGCCCGATACTACGAAGCCGAAAACGGCGACTTGCACCTGCGCACCGATTTCCTGTTCGAAGAAGACGACGGTCCGTCATCGACCGTTACGGTCGCCTTTATCCTGGCGCGCAATATCCTGTTTTCGGTACATGGAGAAGATTTGCCGGTGTTCCGCCTGGTGCGCATGCGCGCGCGCTCGCGGCCGGGCTCTATCGGCGATTACAAGGACGTATTGCTGGACCTGTACCAGACCGATGCCGAGTACTCCGCCGACGCCCTGGAGGGCGTATACAAGCAGCTGGATGAGGTCAGCCAGCGCGTGCTGCAAAAGAAACTGACCGACCAGGCCGCGGCCGAAGCCCTGAGCGCGATGGCGCATGAGGAAGACTTGAACGGCCGCATCCGGCGCAACATGATGGATACGCGCCGCGCGGTGAGTTTCCTGATGCGCGGCCGCCTGCTGAGCGTGGACCAGTTTGAGGATGCGCGGCAGATCCTGCGCGATATCGAATCGCTGGACGGCCACACCGCCTTCCTGTTCGACAAGATCAACTTCCTGATGGATGCGACAGTCGGTTTCATCAACATCAACCAGAACAAGATCATCAAGATCTTCTCGGTCGCTTCGGTGGCGTTCTTGCCGCCGACCCTGATCGCCAGCATCTACGGCATGAACTTCCGTTTCATGCCGGAGTTTGAGTGGCATATGGGTTATCCGCTGGCGCTGGTGCTGATGGTGTGCTCGGCGATCACGCCGTTCTGGTATTTCCGCCGGCGCGGCTGGCTGAATTAA
- the aroE gene encoding shikimate dehydrogenase — translation MTAAYVVIGNPIAHSKSPDIHARFAAETGQDMRYARLLAPLDGFAATVQEFIGQGGRGANVTVPFKLEAYALANSLTPRAQAAGAVNTLKFDGAEILGDNTDGVGLVTDIADNAGFDLAHKKILLLGAGGAARGVLLPLLERQPAQLTIANRTAAKAQQLVQQFQPYSGAGCTLSACGFTEATQQYDLVINATSASLQAELPPLAASVFGPATLAYDMMYGPQPTIFMRFAASHGALVRDGLGMLVEQAAESFFIWRGVRPPTDAVFTALRAQL, via the coding sequence ATGACTGCGGCCTACGTAGTGATCGGCAATCCGATCGCGCACAGCAAGTCGCCTGACATCCACGCCCGTTTTGCCGCCGAGACCGGCCAGGACATGCGTTATGCACGCTTGCTGGCGCCGCTCGACGGCTTTGCCGCGACAGTGCAGGAATTCATCGGGCAGGGCGGCCGCGGCGCCAACGTCACCGTGCCGTTCAAGCTGGAAGCATATGCGCTGGCGAACAGCCTGACCCCTCGGGCGCAGGCTGCCGGCGCCGTGAACACCTTGAAATTCGACGGCGCCGAAATACTCGGCGATAACACTGACGGCGTCGGCCTGGTCACCGATATCGCGGACAATGCCGGTTTCGACCTGGCGCATAAAAAAATCCTGCTGCTGGGCGCCGGCGGCGCCGCGCGCGGCGTCTTGCTGCCGTTGCTGGAGCGCCAGCCGGCGCAACTGACAATCGCCAACCGCACCGCGGCCAAGGCGCAGCAGCTGGTGCAGCAGTTCCAGCCATACAGCGGCGCCGGCTGCACATTGAGCGCTTGCGGTTTTACCGAAGCAACGCAGCAATACGACCTGGTGATTAACGCTACTTCGGCCAGCCTGCAGGCAGAGCTGCCGCCGCTGGCCGCCAGCGTATTCGGTCCGGCGACGCTGGCTTACGACATGATGTACGGTCCTCAGCCGACCATATTCATGCGGTTTGCCGCCAGCCATGGCGCCCTGGTGCGCGACGGCCTGGGCATGCTGGTGGAGCAGGCGGCGGAATCGTTTTTTATCTGGCGCGGCGTGCGGCCGCCTACCGATGCGGTATTTACCGCCTTGCGCGCGCAGCTTTAA
- a CDS encoding methyl-accepting chemotaxis protein, whose protein sequence is MAFKLPSLSKAAKEEQGEAGDRFVQEALMHDPEQTVMEERFIPEPSPAPLLTPIAAPQPAAAPAPAFTAAPREAVKESAAAPSFASAAASIASPDSSPLPLIGRLPQQKQIRLLVTVLVGALLLTILFLWLSAKSSAMSSTQTQIAGDALMHSQRIGKATPNAIQGNPEAFKQLADSRKEFNQDLNILSKGGDYKGHDIGSPSATMGSKLTDVNKVWSNTDKAADTILKLQKELTSFGVTLQKLNGISPNLLDLSEQIATLKTQTGATPREIAASSQLVMLTQRLGRSANEFLTSEGVNPETAFLLGKDTNTFRDIVSGFLNGSDVLRLPASKSEEERSKLTELEKSFAEYQESVASILGNMQNFVSAKQSEQLIFTENENLKQRLGALQDTYRDAQDSQSIWFWLMLLAALVTLLAAAGIAWVQVQDGRHRTHEADVRRMEAEEQRLQAIKQEEDASNANDQNQAAILRLMNELQEVADGDLTVQATVSEDITGAIADSVNYTVEELRGLVGRVTATAQQVTIASDQAQSISIELLAASQRQSRDIQETTQAVLDMATQITDVSKSASESAEVARQSVSAAEEGSKAVENAISGMNEIREHIQETSKRIKRLGESSQEIGEITELISDITEQTNVLALNAAIQAASAGEAGRGFSVVAEEVQRLAERSGAATKQIGALVRTIQTDTHDAVVAMERSTQGVVEGAKLSDAAGAALSDIRRVSNRLAELIQSISSTTEQQANSANGVATNIQNILSVTEKTREGTRQTALSIRELSKLAEDLKSSVSRFRVTN, encoded by the coding sequence ATGGCATTCAAACTACCGTCTTTATCCAAGGCGGCCAAGGAAGAGCAGGGCGAAGCAGGTGATCGTTTCGTGCAGGAAGCATTGATGCATGATCCGGAGCAGACTGTGATGGAAGAGCGTTTCATTCCTGAACCGTCGCCTGCGCCGTTGTTGACGCCGATCGCTGCACCGCAGCCGGCTGCGGCCCCAGCCCCGGCGTTCACCGCCGCTCCGCGGGAAGCTGTCAAGGAATCCGCCGCGGCACCGTCTTTCGCCAGTGCCGCCGCCAGCATCGCCAGCCCCGATTCTTCGCCATTGCCGCTGATCGGCAGACTGCCGCAGCAAAAGCAGATCCGCCTGCTGGTGACCGTACTGGTCGGCGCCTTGCTGCTGACCATCCTGTTCCTCTGGCTGAGCGCCAAGAGTTCGGCGATGAGCTCGACCCAGACCCAGATCGCCGGCGACGCGCTGATGCACTCGCAGCGTATCGGTAAGGCGACGCCGAATGCGATTCAGGGTAACCCTGAAGCGTTCAAGCAGTTGGCCGACAGCCGCAAGGAATTCAACCAGGACCTGAACATCTTGTCCAAGGGCGGCGATTACAAGGGACACGATATCGGCAGCCCTAGCGCCACCATGGGTTCCAAGCTGACCGATGTCAACAAGGTCTGGTCGAATACCGACAAGGCCGCGGATACCATCCTCAAGCTGCAAAAGGAATTGACCAGCTTCGGCGTGACGCTGCAAAAACTGAACGGCATCTCGCCTAACCTGCTCGACCTGTCGGAACAGATCGCGACGCTGAAAACCCAGACTGGCGCCACTCCGCGCGAAATCGCTGCTTCTTCGCAACTGGTCATGCTGACCCAGCGTCTGGGCCGTAGCGCGAATGAATTCCTGACCTCGGAAGGTGTGAACCCGGAAACCGCATTCTTGCTGGGCAAGGATACCAATACCTTCCGCGACATCGTCAGCGGCTTCCTGAACGGCAGCGACGTATTGCGCCTGCCGGCCAGCAAGAGCGAAGAAGAGCGCAGCAAGCTGACCGAACTGGAAAAGAGCTTTGCCGAGTACCAGGAATCGGTGGCATCGATCCTGGGCAACATGCAGAACTTCGTTTCGGCGAAACAATCGGAACAGCTGATCTTTACCGAGAACGAAAACCTCAAGCAACGCCTGGGCGCCTTGCAAGACACCTATCGCGACGCGCAGGACTCGCAAAGCATCTGGTTCTGGCTGATGCTGCTGGCCGCCCTAGTTACGCTGCTGGCAGCGGCAGGCATCGCCTGGGTCCAGGTGCAGGACGGACGTCACCGTACCCATGAGGCTGACGTGCGCCGGATGGAAGCGGAAGAACAGCGCCTGCAGGCGATCAAGCAGGAAGAAGATGCAAGTAACGCCAACGACCAGAACCAGGCCGCGATTTTGCGCCTGATGAATGAATTGCAGGAAGTGGCGGACGGTGACTTGACGGTGCAGGCAACGGTGTCGGAAGACATTACCGGCGCGATCGCCGACTCGGTTAACTACACGGTGGAAGAGTTGCGCGGGCTGGTCGGCCGGGTTACCGCCACCGCCCAGCAGGTGACGATTGCATCGGACCAGGCGCAAAGCATTTCGATCGAACTGCTGGCAGCGTCGCAACGGCAGTCGCGCGACATTCAGGAAACCACGCAAGCGGTCCTCGACATGGCGACCCAGATTACCGACGTTTCCAAATCGGCCAGCGAGTCGGCCGAAGTGGCGCGGCAATCGGTTAGTGCGGCGGAAGAAGGTTCCAAGGCGGTGGAAAACGCGATCTCAGGCATGAATGAAATCCGCGAACACATCCAGGAAACTTCCAAGCGCATCAAGCGGCTGGGTGAATCGTCCCAGGAAATTGGCGAAATCACCGAACTGATTTCCGACATTACCGAACAGACCAACGTGCTGGCGCTGAATGCGGCGATCCAGGCAGCATCGGCCGGCGAAGCAGGCCGCGGATTCTCGGTGGTGGCGGAAGAAGTTCAGCGCCTGGCGGAACGTTCCGGCGCGGCGACCAAGCAGATCGGCGCTCTGGTGCGTACGATTCAGACCGACACCCACGATGCGGTGGTGGCGATGGAGCGTTCGACGCAAGGGGTGGTCGAGGGTGCCAAGCTGTCAGATGCGGCCGGTGCGGCCTTGTCGGACATCCGCCGCGTTTCGAACCGGCTGGCGGAACTGATTCAAAGCATTTCTTCCACTACCGAGCAGCAGGCCAACTCGGCAAACGGCGTGGCCACCAACATTCAAAACATTCTTTCAGTGACTGAGAAAACACGGGAAGGTACACGACAGACGGCCTTGTCGATTCGTGAACTGTCCAAGCTGGCAGAAGATTTGAAGAGCTCGGTATCGCGTTTCCGCGTGACCAATTAA
- the hemL gene encoding glutamate-1-semialdehyde 2,1-aminomutase, with amino-acid sequence MTSNNDTLFARAQLTTPGGVNSPVRAFRSVGGTPRFITRAEGPYFWDADDRRYIDYIGSWGPAIVGHAHPTVIKAVQDAAARGLSFGAPTQGEIEIAEEICKLVPSIEQVRLVSSGTEATMSALRLARGATGRDKIVKFEGCYHGHADSLLVKAGSGLLTFGNPTSAGVPEDFVKHTLVLDYNNTQQLEDAFKDMGDQIACVIVEPVAGNMNLVRATPEFLQTMRRLCTQYGTVLIFDEVMCGFRVALGGAQALYDIKPDITALGKVIGGGLPVAAFGGRADLMGHMAPLGSVYQAGTLSGNPVAVAAGMSTLKLIQEPGFYTRLGTQTSKLVNGLSAAAKEAGVTFSGDAIGGMFGLYFAAAVPDSYAAVMASSKDLFNKFFHAMLDAGVYLAPSAFEAGFVSAQHDDAVIETTIAAARGAFAQLV; translated from the coding sequence ATGACTTCCAATAACGACACCTTGTTTGCCCGCGCCCAGCTGACCACTCCCGGCGGCGTCAACTCGCCGGTGCGCGCCTTCCGTTCGGTAGGCGGCACGCCGCGCTTCATCACCCGCGCCGAAGGCCCGTATTTCTGGGATGCCGACGATCGTCGTTATATCGACTACATCGGCTCCTGGGGCCCGGCGATTGTCGGCCACGCCCACCCGACCGTGATCAAGGCAGTGCAAGACGCCGCCGCGCGCGGCCTGAGTTTCGGCGCGCCGACCCAGGGCGAAATCGAGATCGCGGAAGAAATCTGCAAGCTGGTGCCGTCGATAGAACAGGTGCGCCTGGTCTCGAGCGGCACCGAAGCCACCATGAGCGCGCTGCGCCTGGCGCGCGGCGCTACCGGCCGCGACAAGATCGTCAAGTTCGAAGGCTGTTACCACGGCCATGCCGATTCGCTGCTGGTCAAGGCCGGCAGCGGCTTGCTGACCTTCGGCAATCCGACTTCGGCCGGCGTGCCGGAAGATTTCGTCAAGCACACCTTGGTGCTCGACTACAACAACACCCAGCAGCTGGAAGACGCCTTCAAGGACATGGGCGACCAGATCGCCTGCGTGATCGTCGAACCGGTTGCCGGCAACATGAACCTGGTGCGCGCTACGCCGGAATTCCTGCAAACCATGCGCCGCCTGTGCACGCAGTACGGCACGGTGCTGATTTTCGATGAAGTCATGTGCGGTTTCCGCGTGGCGTTGGGCGGCGCGCAAGCGCTGTACGACATCAAGCCCGACATCACCGCGCTGGGCAAGGTGATAGGCGGCGGCCTGCCGGTGGCGGCGTTCGGCGGCCGCGCCGACCTGATGGGCCACATGGCGCCGCTCGGTTCGGTATATCAAGCCGGCACGCTGTCCGGCAATCCGGTGGCGGTAGCGGCCGGCATGAGCACCCTCAAGCTGATCCAGGAACCTGGTTTCTACACCAGGCTGGGGACCCAGACCAGCAAGCTGGTCAACGGCCTGAGCGCGGCAGCAAAAGAAGCCGGCGTCACTTTCAGCGGCGATGCGATCGGCGGCATGTTCGGCCTGTATTTTGCTGCAGCGGTGCCGGACAGTTATGCAGCGGTGATGGCGTCCAGCAAGGACCTGTTCAACAAATTCTTCCATGCCATGCTGGACGCCGGCGTATACCTGGCGCCGTCGGCGTTCGAAGCAGGTTTTGTTTCGGCGCAGCATGACGATGCAGTGATCGAAACCACCATCGCCGCAGCACGCGGTGCATTTGCACAGCTGGTTTAA